Proteins co-encoded in one Betaproteobacteria bacterium genomic window:
- the thiD gene encoding bifunctional hydroxymethylpyrimidine kinase/phosphomethylpyrimidine kinase yields MSRPQSSSSIVNVLSVAGVDPSGGAGLLADIKTFSALGAFGCGAVTALTAQNTRVVSAIHEVPPSFLQAQLDTLFADVRIHAVKIGMLASAALVRVVEQALAAHRPPFVVLDPVMVAKSGDRLLMRDAVMELRTRLLPAATIVTPNLPEASDLLERPVGEDVASMRDAAKRIHDMGARAVLLKGGHGNNRVLTDVLFDGVAFAEFRSERIDTRNTHGTGCTFSSAIAALLPQRDSIAEAVRDAHEYVAGAIRASNDLDVGSGHGPLNHFHLVWRRGHPAAHQA; encoded by the coding sequence ATGTCTCGGCCGCAATCCTCCAGCTCGATCGTGAACGTGTTGTCCGTTGCAGGCGTCGACCCCTCGGGTGGCGCGGGCCTGCTTGCGGACATCAAGACGTTCTCGGCGCTCGGCGCCTTCGGCTGTGGTGCCGTCACGGCATTGACCGCCCAGAACACGCGTGTGGTCTCGGCCATCCACGAGGTTCCGCCGTCCTTTCTGCAAGCGCAGCTCGACACCCTGTTCGCCGACGTCCGAATCCACGCGGTGAAGATCGGAATGCTCGCCAGCGCGGCGCTCGTTCGGGTCGTGGAGCAGGCGCTGGCCGCCCATCGCCCTCCCTTCGTGGTGCTCGACCCGGTGATGGTGGCCAAGAGCGGAGATCGCCTGCTGATGCGGGACGCGGTCATGGAACTGCGCACACGGTTGCTCCCGGCCGCGACGATCGTCACTCCCAATCTTCCCGAGGCCTCCGATCTGCTGGAACGGCCGGTGGGCGAGGACGTGGCGTCGATGCGCGATGCCGCAAAACGCATCCATGACATGGGTGCCCGGGCGGTTCTCCTCAAGGGCGGACATGGGAACAACCGCGTTCTCACGGATGTGCTGTTCGACGGCGTTGCGTTCGCCGAGTTTCGCAGCGAGAGAATCGATACGCGAAACACGCATGGGACCGGATGCACGTTTTCCTCCGCCATTGCGGCGTTGCTGCCACAGCGGGACTCGATCGCGGAGGCGGTGCGGGACGCACACGAATACGTAGCGGGTGCGATCCGGGCATCGAATGACCTGGATGTAGGTTCGGGGCACGGACCGCTCAACCATTTTCATCTCGTCTGGCGGCGTGGCCATCCGGCGGCACACCAGGCCTGA
- a CDS encoding 5-formyltetrahydrofolate cyclo-ligase — translation MPADPSIAEAKRRLRDALKRRRDAMSPQERATSSAAITDRLCALVAPKAQARLLSYSSFGSEFDTSAFHARMRDRGVRLLLPRIDPATRRLDVFEVPDALECLLPGPWGILEPDPGRCSAANGVVPDWVLVPGLAFDRKGNRLGYGAGFYDRLLPEIAGAPRFAAAFDLQIVDEIPVDRHDQRVGMLVTESGVIHTGQIAH, via the coding sequence GTGCCCGCAGATCCGTCGATCGCGGAAGCGAAGCGCCGTCTGCGGGATGCGCTGAAGCGTCGCCGTGATGCCATGAGCCCGCAGGAAAGGGCGACGTCCTCTGCGGCGATCACCGACCGGTTGTGTGCCCTCGTCGCCCCGAAAGCCCAGGCCCGGCTGCTGAGTTACTCCTCGTTCGGATCCGAGTTCGACACGTCCGCCTTCCACGCGCGCATGCGGGATCGCGGGGTCCGGCTTCTGCTGCCAAGAATCGATCCAGCGACTCGTCGCCTCGACGTCTTCGAGGTTCCCGACGCACTGGAATGTCTTCTGCCGGGTCCCTGGGGAATCCTCGAACCGGATCCCGGACGGTGCAGCGCTGCGAACGGCGTCGTTCCCGACTGGGTGCTGGTCCCCGGGCTCGCATTCGACAGGAAAGGCAATCGCCTGGGATACGGCGCCGGCTTCTACGACCGCCTGCTGCCCGAGATTGCCGGCGCACCACGTTTCGCGGCCGCCTTCGATCTGCAGATCGTCGACGAGATCCCCGTGGATCGCCATGACCAGCGCGTCGGCATGCTGGTCACGGAATCCGGTGTGATCCACACCGGCCAGATTGCCCACTGA
- the thiC gene encoding phosphomethylpyrimidine synthase ThiC, with product MNAPKEFLAAQAHVDDAAIQPLPRSRKIYVSGSRPDIRVPMREISQSDTAGIAGTESNLPVFVYDTSGPYTDPSASIDIRNGLPPLRALWIEERRDTEVLKGPTSGYGQERLADPDLASLRFNLQRLPRRAASGRNVTQMHYARRGMVTPEMEFVAIRENQRLGEYTELLRRQHPGHSFGAKLPTEITAEFVRDEVARGRAIIPSNINHPESEPMIIGRNFLVKINANIGNSAVTSSIGEEVEKMTWAIRWGGDTVMDLSTGKHIHETREWIVRNAPVPIGTVPIYQALEKVDGKAEELTWEIFRDTLIEQAEQGVDYFTIHAGVRLPFIPMTANRMTGIVSRGGSIMAKWCLAHHKESFLYTHFEDICDIMKAYDVAFSLGDGLRPGSIYDANDEAQINELKTLGELTQVAWRHDCQVMIEGPGHVPMHLIKENMELQLEHCHEAPFYTLGPLTTDIAPGYDHITSAIGAAMIGWFGTAMLCYVTPKEHLGLPNKKDVKDGIIAYKIAAHAADLAKGHPGAQIRDNALSKARFEFRWEDQFNLGLDPDTAKEFHDATLPQQGAKLAHFCSMCGPHFCSMKITQDVREFAQSAGVKESEALERGMKVKSVEFLNQGAEIYRRT from the coding sequence ATGAATGCACCCAAGGAATTTCTCGCCGCTCAGGCACACGTGGACGATGCAGCGATCCAACCTCTGCCGCGCTCTCGCAAGATCTACGTCTCGGGCTCACGGCCGGATATCCGTGTGCCGATGCGCGAGATTTCCCAGTCCGACACGGCCGGCATCGCCGGAACCGAATCGAACCTTCCGGTATTCGTGTACGACACATCGGGCCCCTATACCGATCCTTCAGCATCCATCGACATCCGCAACGGACTTCCCCCCCTTCGCGCTCTCTGGATCGAAGAGCGCCGCGACACGGAGGTGCTGAAGGGTCCCACCTCAGGCTACGGGCAGGAGCGGCTTGCCGATCCGGATCTGGCCTCGTTGCGCTTCAATCTGCAGCGGCTGCCGCGGCGAGCGGCGAGCGGACGCAACGTGACGCAGATGCACTACGCGCGCCGAGGAATGGTCACGCCCGAGATGGAGTTCGTCGCCATTCGCGAGAATCAGCGTCTCGGCGAGTACACCGAACTGCTGCGCCGCCAGCATCCCGGCCACTCGTTCGGCGCGAAACTGCCGACGGAAATCACGGCCGAGTTCGTGCGCGACGAAGTCGCGCGCGGGCGCGCCATCATCCCCAGCAACATCAATCACCCGGAATCGGAGCCGATGATCATCGGCCGCAATTTCCTGGTGAAAATCAATGCCAACATCGGCAATTCTGCCGTCACTTCGTCGATCGGCGAGGAGGTGGAGAAGATGACGTGGGCCATCCGATGGGGTGGCGACACGGTGATGGATCTGTCCACGGGCAAGCACATCCACGAGACGCGCGAGTGGATCGTGCGGAATGCTCCGGTTCCCATCGGCACGGTCCCCATCTATCAGGCGCTCGAGAAAGTGGACGGCAAGGCCGAGGAACTCACGTGGGAGATCTTCCGGGACACACTGATCGAACAGGCCGAGCAAGGCGTGGACTATTTCACCATCCACGCCGGAGTGCGCCTGCCTTTCATTCCGATGACCGCAAACCGCATGACGGGCATCGTGTCCCGGGGCGGATCGATCATGGCCAAGTGGTGTCTGGCTCATCACAAGGAATCATTCCTCTACACGCACTTCGAGGACATCTGCGACATCATGAAGGCCTACGACGTCGCGTTCTCGCTCGGCGACGGGCTTCGGCCGGGCTCGATCTACGATGCGAATGACGAAGCCCAGATCAACGAGTTGAAGACGTTGGGGGAACTCACACAGGTCGCCTGGCGCCATGACTGCCAAGTGATGATCGAGGGCCCGGGTCACGTGCCCATGCATCTCATCAAGGAGAACATGGAACTGCAGCTGGAGCACTGTCACGAGGCGCCGTTCTACACGCTCGGGCCGCTGACAACCGACATCGCGCCTGGCTATGACCACATCACCTCCGCCATCGGCGCCGCCATGATCGGCTGGTTCGGGACCGCGATGCTTTGTTACGTCACGCCCAAAGAACATTTAGGATTGCCTAACAAAAAAGACGTGAAGGACGGCATCATCGCGTACAAGATCGCGGCACATGCAGCCGACCTGGCGAAGGGCCATCCGGGCGCTCAGATCCGCGACAACGCGCTGTCCAAGGCGCGTTTCGAGTTCCGCTGGGAGGACCAGTTCAATCTGGGGCTGGATCCCGATACGGCGAAGGAGTTTCACGACGCGACCCTGCCTCAGCAGGGAGCCAAACTCGCGCACTTCTGCTCCATGTGCGGTCCGCACTTCTGTTCCATGAAGATCACGCAGGACGTTCGCGAGTTCGCGCAATCGGCCGGCGTCAAGGAAAGCGAAGCGCTCGAGCGCGGGATGAAAGTGAAGTCGGTGGAATTCCTGAACCAGGGCGCAGAGATCTACCGGCGCACATGA
- a CDS encoding FAD/NAD(P)-binding protein, whose protein sequence is MTKTVAIIGGGFSGTLVALHLLSESSSTLRVVLVERSGAVGPGLAYRTDRPEHLLNVPAGNMSALPDRPDDFVDFLRSRDPGADRGRFASRRAYGEYLSGLLQRCAPEESNRRFTAMTGDAHSIRREEDGRARIGLADGTMLVADAVVLAMGHGSIRMLECMGRPKSGEGYIHDPWQPGALEAGARASRVLVVGSGLTALDVMLTLSAINDGASIESWSRHGLRPLAHRNPAALPRATAISERLMSAPASVRAYMRLLRDAVREEQAGGADWRDVVAGMRTITPALWRRLPATEKARFLRHVQPYWDVHRHRCAPEQMAALEDLEGDGRVVFRAARILRIVRDSGEGTPWNVRYRLRGSVEARTSEFDLVVNCTGPQTDLLRIDDPLLGQLAQAGRLAVDFHGLGLQVDARYRPVGADGTVMPNWFYAGPSLRAMDWEAIAVPELRHHVVHVARQVIEHLRVGRS, encoded by the coding sequence ATGACGAAGACGGTGGCGATCATCGGCGGGGGGTTCAGCGGCACTCTGGTCGCGTTGCACCTGTTGTCGGAATCTTCCTCCACGTTGCGCGTGGTTCTGGTGGAGCGGTCCGGCGCCGTGGGTCCAGGCCTTGCCTATCGAACCGACCGTCCCGAGCATCTGCTCAACGTTCCAGCCGGCAACATGAGCGCGCTGCCCGACCGCCCAGACGATTTCGTCGATTTTCTGCGCAGCCGGGACCCCGGCGCGGATCGAGGCCGGTTCGCGTCGCGCCGGGCATACGGTGAGTATCTTTCGGGCCTGCTGCAGCGATGCGCCCCGGAGGAATCGAATCGCAGGTTTACGGCGATGACCGGCGACGCCCACTCCATCCGGAGGGAGGAGGACGGTCGTGCCAGGATCGGGCTGGCGGACGGAACGATGCTCGTAGCCGATGCCGTCGTCCTCGCCATGGGCCACGGCAGCATCAGGATGCTGGAGTGCATGGGACGGCCGAAGTCCGGAGAGGGCTACATTCACGATCCCTGGCAGCCTGGGGCACTGGAGGCGGGCGCGCGCGCGTCGCGCGTCCTCGTGGTGGGGTCCGGCCTGACCGCGCTCGACGTGATGCTCACCCTGTCTGCCATCAATGACGGCGCCTCGATCGAATCGTGGTCGAGGCATGGACTGCGCCCCCTCGCACACAGGAATCCTGCAGCATTGCCCCGGGCCACCGCGATATCGGAGCGTCTCATGTCCGCACCTGCCTCCGTGCGCGCCTACATGCGCTTGCTGCGCGACGCCGTGCGCGAAGAGCAGGCTGGAGGGGCGGACTGGCGCGACGTGGTGGCGGGCATGCGTACGATCACGCCCGCGCTATGGCGGCGCCTGCCCGCCACCGAAAAGGCAAGGTTCCTGCGCCATGTGCAGCCCTACTGGGATGTGCACCGGCATCGATGCGCGCCGGAGCAGATGGCAGCGCTCGAGGATCTGGAGGGTGACGGCCGGGTCGTGTTCCGTGCTGCGCGGATTCTCCGGATCGTGCGCGATAGTGGCGAGGGCACCCCGTGGAATGTCCGGTACCGGCTCCGGGGCAGTGTTGAGGCGAGGACCTCGGAATTCGATCTGGTCGTCAATTGCACGGGTCCGCAGACGGACTTGCTGCGCATCGACGATCCCCTTCTCGGACAGCTCGCCCAGGCCGGCCGGCTGGCCGTGGACTTCCACGGGCTGGGCCTGCAGGTGGATGCGCGATATCGTCCCGTGGGCGCCGATGGAACGGTCATGCCGAACTGGTTCTATGCCGGGCCTTCCCTCAGAGCGATGGATTGGGAGGCGATCGCGGTTCCGGAGTTGCGACATCATGTGGTCCACGTGGCACGGCAGGTGATCGAACACCTTCGAGTGGGGAGGTCGTGA
- a CDS encoding protein-L-isoaspartate O-methyltransferase, which translates to MDMELARANMIESQVRTWDVLDQKVLDVLAQVKREDFVPPAHRGLAFVDMEIPIGHGETMLCPKLEARLTQELGLASTDRVLEVGTGSGYQAALLSRLCAHVYTVDVVEEFCEGARRKYAARGIGNVTVETGNAAEGWARHGPYDAILLTGSVGRLSDELRRQLAPGGRLLAVVGRAPIMTAQLVTCTAPGTYRSEGLFETCIAPLKLAREPERFVF; encoded by the coding sequence ATGGACATGGAATTGGCGCGGGCCAACATGATCGAGAGCCAGGTGCGGACCTGGGACGTGCTCGATCAGAAGGTGCTCGACGTTCTGGCACAGGTCAAACGAGAAGACTTCGTACCCCCCGCACACCGCGGACTGGCCTTTGTCGACATGGAAATACCCATCGGCCACGGGGAAACCATGCTGTGCCCCAAGCTGGAGGCACGGCTGACTCAGGAACTGGGGCTGGCGTCGACTGACCGGGTTCTGGAAGTCGGCACCGGATCGGGATACCAGGCGGCGCTCTTGTCCCGCCTGTGCGCTCACGTCTATACCGTGGATGTCGTCGAGGAGTTCTGCGAAGGCGCGCGGCGCAAGTACGCGGCCCGGGGCATCGGCAACGTGACGGTCGAGACGGGAAATGCAGCAGAGGGCTGGGCAAGGCACGGGCCTTACGACGCCATCCTGCTGACCGGTTCCGTGGGCCGCCTGTCCGACGAACTGCGGCGGCAGCTGGCTCCCGGCGGTCGCTTGCTCGCTGTCGTCGGCCGCGCGCCGATCATGACCGCACAGTTGGTCACGTGCACGGCTCCGGGGACCTACCGCTCGGAAGGTCTGTTCGAAACTTGCATCGCGCCACTCAAGCTGGCGCGGGAACCCGAGCGCTTCGTCTTCTGA
- the waaA gene encoding lipid IV(A) 3-deoxy-D-manno-octulosonic acid transferase: MNRLVLAIYRLVLLALVPAALLHLWWRGRRQPAYRLHIAERFGRYEGVPPQPCLWVHAVSVGETRAAQPLVKKLAEHYPDHRILMTHTTPTGRETGESLFGDTVVRIYLPYDLPGAVASFMDHFRPAMGVLMETELWPNLTMAAARRGIPVFLVNARLSEKSARGYRRMARLTRMTLGHLAGIAAQTPADAQRLESLGARTVEIAGNLKFDIEPPHSAREQGQRLRDLFGTARPVFLAASTREGEEQLLLSSLSRLQPRDALFVIVPRHPQRFADVEQALRSAGLRYQRRSDERMVQPDTRVVLGDSMGELFAYYLSADIAFVGGSLLPLGGQNLIEACAVGTPVLVGPHTFNFRDATAQALATGAARLVHDADDLMETASRLLASTDDRRRMSDAGRQFAQAHRGATARVMALVEARVSV, from the coding sequence ATGAACCGCCTGGTGCTGGCCATTTATCGACTGGTCCTGCTGGCGCTGGTGCCAGCCGCGCTCCTGCATCTGTGGTGGCGTGGCAGACGTCAACCGGCATACCGTCTGCACATCGCCGAGCGGTTCGGACGTTACGAAGGCGTCCCCCCGCAACCCTGCTTGTGGGTCCATGCCGTGTCGGTGGGCGAGACCCGTGCGGCACAACCGCTCGTGAAGAAACTTGCAGAACATTATCCGGACCATCGCATCCTGATGACGCACACGACGCCCACCGGGAGGGAAACGGGGGAGTCGCTATTCGGCGATACGGTCGTGAGGATCTACCTCCCGTACGATCTCCCCGGCGCAGTGGCTTCGTTCATGGATCACTTCCGTCCCGCGATGGGTGTCCTCATGGAAACGGAACTGTGGCCCAATCTGACGATGGCGGCCGCCCGCCGCGGAATCCCCGTATTTCTGGTCAACGCACGCCTGTCCGAAAAGTCCGCCCGCGGATATCGGCGCATGGCCCGCCTTACCCGGATGACGCTCGGTCATCTCGCGGGCATCGCCGCGCAGACGCCCGCAGACGCCCAACGGCTGGAGTCTCTGGGGGCACGCACCGTCGAGATTGCGGGGAACCTGAAATTCGACATCGAGCCTCCTCATTCGGCCCGTGAACAGGGGCAGAGACTGAGGGATCTGTTCGGCACTGCCCGGCCCGTGTTCCTGGCAGCGAGCACCCGGGAAGGCGAGGAGCAATTGCTTCTCTCGTCGCTTTCGCGATTGCAGCCGCGAGACGCATTGTTCGTCATCGTACCGCGCCATCCGCAACGATTCGCCGACGTGGAACAGGCACTCCGGTCGGCCGGACTGCGCTATCAGCGCCGCAGCGACGAGCGCATGGTCCAGCCCGATACGCGGGTGGTCCTCGGCGATAGCATGGGAGAGTTGTTCGCTTACTACCTTTCGGCCGATATCGCCTTCGTCGGCGGAAGTCTGTTGCCGCTGGGCGGTCAGAATCTGATCGAGGCATGCGCGGTAGGCACACCCGTGCTGGTGGGTCCGCACACCTTCAATTTCCGGGACGCTACGGCTCAGGCGTTGGCCACAGGTGCCGCTCGCCTGGTCCACGATGCGGACGATCTGATGGAGACGGCGTCCCGCCTGCTCGCCTCGACAGATGACCGTCGGCGTATGTCCGATGCGGGAAGGCAGTTCGCGCAGGCGCATCGAGGCGCCACGGCTCGTGTGATGGCGCTCGTCGAGGCTCGGGTTTCGGTCTGA
- a CDS encoding sulfurtransferase: protein MQQLAPAELKAWMSDPARTPPGVLDVREPWEYKLCAIEGSKSMPMSRIAQDAAGLDAERDWVVVCHHGMRSFQACMYLQRLGFAKTHNLQGGIDAWARDVEPGMARY, encoded by the coding sequence ATGCAGCAACTGGCGCCCGCCGAGCTCAAAGCGTGGATGTCCGATCCCGCGCGCACGCCGCCGGGCGTACTCGATGTGCGCGAGCCCTGGGAGTACAAGCTCTGTGCCATCGAAGGATCGAAATCGATGCCCATGTCCCGCATCGCCCAGGACGCTGCCGGTCTTGATGCCGAGAGGGACTGGGTAGTCGTCTGTCACCACGGAATGCGCAGTTTCCAGGCCTGCATGTACCTGCAGCGGTTGGGGTTTGCAAAGACCCACAATCTGCAGGGCGGAATAGATGCCTGGGCGCGCGATGTAGAGCCGGGCATGGCCCGCTACTGA
- the waaC gene encoding lipopolysaccharide heptosyltransferase I: protein MPPAILLVKTSSLGDVVHNLPVVSDIRTAFPQARIDWVVERAFASIPSLHPGVDRVLGCSVRAWRKRPFGTGTRADIRQLRHELDECTYDAVIDTQGLLKSALVSRLASSGVHHGLDWRSSREPLSFFYDRVHKVPWGRHAVVRNRELAAMALGYAVPAGLHYGIRPPDFPPAETDDDSPADPDRPWLTESQRHSWLPSKPFAVLLHASSAEAKFWPEYQWKKLIAHLSGEGLASVLPWGSAGEHARAVALAEGLRDAVVAPRLGLRTLAGVIGKAAFCIGVDTGLTHFAAALGTKTVGIYVATDPEATGVLAPGNGVNVGGKGNPPTLVDVLYALKNLQ, encoded by the coding sequence TTGCCTCCCGCCATACTTCTCGTCAAGACATCCTCACTCGGCGACGTCGTGCACAACCTGCCGGTGGTTTCGGACATCCGGACCGCTTTTCCGCAGGCTCGCATCGACTGGGTCGTCGAGCGTGCGTTCGCGTCGATTCCGTCTCTGCATCCGGGCGTTGACCGGGTCCTCGGGTGCAGTGTCCGGGCGTGGCGAAAGCGGCCCTTCGGCACAGGTACTCGCGCCGACATCCGGCAGCTTCGCCACGAACTCGATGAATGCACCTACGACGCCGTGATCGACACGCAGGGACTGCTCAAGAGCGCCCTCGTTTCGCGACTCGCCTCCTCGGGCGTCCATCACGGACTCGACTGGCGCAGTTCGCGGGAACCGCTTTCATTCTTCTACGATCGTGTCCACAAGGTGCCCTGGGGCAGGCACGCGGTTGTGCGCAATCGGGAACTGGCCGCGATGGCCCTCGGGTACGCCGTGCCGGCAGGACTCCACTACGGGATCCGCCCGCCTGATTTCCCGCCCGCGGAAACCGATGACGATTCGCCCGCCGATCCGGATCGGCCATGGCTCACGGAATCCCAGCGGCACTCGTGGCTTCCGTCGAAGCCATTTGCCGTCCTGCTTCATGCGTCGAGCGCAGAGGCCAAGTTCTGGCCCGAATACCAGTGGAAGAAATTGATCGCGCATCTGTCCGGTGAAGGGCTCGCAAGCGTCCTGCCCTGGGGATCGGCCGGAGAACACGCGCGTGCGGTTGCTCTGGCCGAAGGACTTCGCGATGCGGTCGTCGCGCCCCGTCTGGGACTGCGCACGCTGGCGGGAGTGATCGGCAAAGCAGCCTTCTGCATCGGAGTTGACACCGGACTCACCCACTTCGCGGCGGCACTCGGAACGAAGACCGTTGGAATCTACGTTGCAACGGATCCCGAGGCGACGGGCGTGCTGGCCCCCGGCAATGGAGTGAATGTGGGTGGAAAGGGGAACCCGCCCACTTTGGTGGACGTGCTCTACGCGCTGAAGAATCTGCAATGA
- a CDS encoding rhodanese-like domain-containing protein has protein sequence MGRLTQILETAQERARTKGLPYDGALTPAEAQELLTLAPGAKLVDVRTRAEWDWVGRVPGSVEIEWQTYPGGQPNASFTAELKQQVDPESLVMFLCRSGGRSHAAASAAKQAGYTEAYNILEGFEGDKDAAGHRNSVGGWRKAGLPWVQS, from the coding sequence ATGGGAAGGTTGACCCAGATACTTGAAACGGCCCAGGAACGAGCCCGTACCAAGGGGCTTCCCTACGACGGAGCTCTTACTCCAGCCGAAGCCCAGGAACTTCTGACGCTGGCCCCCGGAGCCAAATTGGTGGACGTCCGCACGCGCGCGGAATGGGATTGGGTGGGCCGAGTGCCGGGCAGCGTCGAGATCGAGTGGCAGACGTATCCCGGAGGTCAGCCCAATGCCTCCTTCACGGCCGAACTCAAGCAACAGGTCGATCCGGAATCGCTTGTGATGTTCCTGTGCCGGAGCGGCGGCCGATCGCACGCGGCAGCCTCCGCCGCAAAGCAGGCGGGCTATACGGAGGCATACAACATTCTCGAAGGGTTCGAAGGGGACAAGGACGCGGCAGGACACCGCAATTCCGTGGGGGGGTGGAGGAAGGCGGGGCTTCCGTGGGTTCAGAGCTGA
- a CDS encoding TolC family outer membrane protein: MRKAKIVVALIALFGAETSTAADLVSIYREAAVSDAQFASARAAYLAGQERAVQGKSGLLPQLTANAALNYTNLDAHFIGGNQFAGGQRDFGGRSYGVQLTQPLYRPQNWETYEQGKLQAQVAEIQLSAAAQDLMVRVSQAYFDVLLAQENLTFIRAQKSAIAEQLAQAKRNFIVGTATITDTNDAQARYDLATAQEVAALNDLEVRNRALAAIIGKNAGGLAAPVEPIVLTAPDPVDMNAWVGQAQTTSLQVEIQRANVAIASREVKKQRGGHMPTLDAVANYTDTRANASTFGFGSEVKQTVVGVQLNVPLYLGGLVTSRVRESTANQTRAEKDLEQARRTAILNTQQAYLGVTSGLAQGKALEQALQSSLVSLESTKLGRDVGVRTSVDVLNAQQQVANARRDLAKARYDTIVAQLKLKQAVGRLTVDDLEAVNRLLKTEGR; encoded by the coding sequence ATGCGAAAAGCCAAGATCGTCGTCGCGTTGATCGCTCTTTTCGGCGCAGAAACCTCGACAGCCGCCGACCTCGTGTCGATCTATCGCGAGGCCGCCGTGTCCGACGCGCAGTTTGCCTCCGCCCGTGCGGCGTATCTCGCCGGCCAGGAGCGGGCCGTCCAGGGCAAGTCGGGTCTCTTGCCTCAGCTCACGGCCAATGCGGCGCTCAACTACACGAACCTCGACGCGCACTTCATCGGCGGAAACCAGTTCGCGGGAGGGCAGCGCGACTTCGGAGGCCGATCCTACGGCGTGCAGCTCACGCAACCGCTGTATCGCCCGCAGAACTGGGAAACCTACGAGCAGGGCAAGCTTCAGGCGCAAGTAGCGGAGATCCAGCTGAGCGCCGCCGCACAGGACCTGATGGTCCGAGTCTCCCAGGCCTACTTCGATGTCTTACTGGCCCAGGAAAACCTGACGTTCATTCGCGCGCAGAAGTCCGCTATCGCCGAACAGCTCGCCCAGGCCAAGCGCAACTTCATCGTCGGAACGGCCACGATCACCGACACCAACGACGCGCAGGCCCGATATGACCTGGCCACGGCGCAGGAAGTCGCCGCACTCAACGATCTGGAGGTTCGCAATCGCGCGCTTGCCGCCATCATCGGCAAGAATGCCGGTGGCCTCGCAGCGCCGGTGGAGCCGATCGTCCTGACGGCACCGGATCCGGTGGATATGAATGCCTGGGTCGGGCAGGCGCAGACGACGAGCCTGCAGGTCGAGATCCAGCGCGCGAACGTCGCCATCGCATCTCGGGAAGTGAAGAAGCAGCGCGGTGGACACATGCCAACGCTGGATGCGGTGGCGAACTACACCGATACACGGGCGAATGCCAGCACGTTCGGCTTCGGCAGCGAGGTGAAGCAGACCGTGGTCGGCGTCCAGCTCAATGTGCCCCTCTATCTGGGCGGGCTCGTGACATCCCGTGTACGGGAGTCCACCGCCAACCAGACCCGGGCGGAAAAGGATCTCGAGCAGGCGCGCCGCACGGCCATCCTCAATACCCAACAGGCCTATCTCGGCGTGACGTCCGGACTTGCGCAAGGCAAGGCGCTCGAACAGGCGCTTCAATCGTCGCTGGTTTCGCTCGAATCCACGAAGCTGGGCCGGGATGTCGGCGTGCGAACCTCTGTCGATGTCCTGAACGCCCAGCAGCAGGTGGCCAACGCCCGGCGCGATCTTGCCAAAGCCCGGTACGACACGATCGTGGCTCAGCTCAAGCTGAAACAGGCTGTCGGCCGCCTGACGGTGGACGACCTCGAGGCCGTGAACCGCCTGCTCAAGACCGAAGGGCGCTAG
- a CDS encoding undecaprenyl-diphosphate phosphatase: MDLVILLKALVLGIVEGLTEFLPISSTGHLIIAEQLLSFSGEKAKVFALFIQLGAILAVCWEYRQRIRDAIGGLGSSTKQRRFVLNVAVAFVPAAILGLLLGKHIKAHLFHPIPVAIAFVVGGLLILWIERRQRPVRVAEVDDMRLSDALKVGIAQTFALIPGTSRSGATIIGGMLFGLSRRAATEFSFFLAIPTLSAAALYDFWKHRALLSQDDIGVFAVGFAAAFVSALIAVRGLIRYVAHHDFTVFAWYRIVFGGLVLWTSWAGWVRWVAD, from the coding sequence ATGGATCTCGTCATTCTCCTGAAGGCGTTGGTGCTTGGCATCGTGGAAGGGCTCACGGAGTTCTTGCCGATATCGAGCACCGGTCATCTGATCATCGCCGAGCAGCTCCTGTCTTTCTCCGGCGAAAAGGCGAAGGTCTTCGCTCTCTTCATCCAGCTCGGTGCCATCCTGGCGGTGTGCTGGGAATATCGTCAGCGCATCAGGGACGCCATCGGCGGCCTGGGGTCCAGCACGAAACAGAGGCGATTCGTCTTGAATGTCGCTGTCGCGTTCGTCCCGGCAGCCATCCTGGGCCTGCTCCTTGGCAAGCACATCAAGGCGCATCTGTTCCATCCCATCCCGGTCGCGATCGCGTTCGTCGTGGGGGGGCTGCTCATACTGTGGATCGAGCGACGGCAGCGACCCGTGCGAGTTGCCGAAGTGGACGACATGCGATTGTCGGATGCGCTGAAGGTGGGGATCGCACAAACCTTCGCGCTCATTCCTGGCACGTCGCGGTCCGGCGCCACCATCATCGGGGGTATGCTCTTTGGATTGTCCCGCCGCGCAGCCACGGAGTTCTCGTTCTTCCTGGCCATCCCGACGCTCAGCGCGGCGGCGCTGTATGACTTCTGGAAGCATCGTGCGCTGCTTTCGCAGGATGACATCGGCGTGTTCGCGGTGGGTTTCGCGGCGGCCTTTGTCAGCGCATTGATTGCCGTCCGAGGATTGATCCGGTACGTGGCTCACCACGACTTCACCGTGTTCGCCTGGTACCGGATCGTGTTCGGCGGGCTTGTACTCTGGACTTCCTGGGCCGGTTGGGTCCGGTGGGTAGCGGACTAG